In Betaproteobacteria bacterium, the genomic window ACGATCCCATCGACGACATCATCGCCGTGGTGATCGACGCCGCCCATTCGCGTTTTCCCGTCGTCGACGGCGATCGCGACAAGGTGCTCGGCATCCTGCTGGCCAAGGACCTGCTGCGCCTGCACACGGAAAAGGATTTCGACCTGCGCGACTGGCTGCGGCCGGCGGTGTTCATCCCGGAATCCAAGCGTCTCAACGTGCTCCTGCGGGAATTCCGCGTCTCCCGCAACCACATGGCCATCGTGGTCAACGAATACGGCGGCGTCGCCGGCCTGGTGACCATCGAGGACGTGCTGGAACAGATCGTCGGCGACATCGAGGACGAATACGACTTCGACGAAGCCCACGACAACATCCGCCAGGACGCCTCGGGCCGTTACCGCGTCAAGGCCCGCACCGAGATCGCCGATTTCAACGCAGCCTTCGGCACCGCCTACTCCGACGAGGAGTGCGATACCGTGGGCGGCCTCGTGCTGCGCCACCTGGGGCGGGTGCCCAAGCGCAACGAGATCATGGAAATCGACGGCACCCGCTTCCAGGTGCTGCGGGCCGACAGCCGCCGCCTCTACACCCTTCTGGTGGACCGCCCCGCGGCTCCGGCCGGTGCCGATTCCGCACCTGCCTGAGCGGCCGGCCCTGCGGGCCACCCTCGCGGCGCTGACCGGCGCGGCGGGGGTGCTTGTCTTCGAACCCTTTGGCCTGTTCTGGCTGGCCCCGGGAGTGCTCCTGGCGCTTTTCTGGCTCTGGGACAGTGCTCCCGGCGCCCGGCAGGCCGCCCGGGAAAGCTTCGCCTTCGGCATGGGCTTCTTCCTCCTGGGCGTTTCCTGGATATACGTCAGCCTTTCCGTCTTCGGGGGCATGCCCGTCTGGATGGCGGCCCCGGCCACCGCCCTTTTCTGTGCCGCGCTGGCGCTCTATTACGCCCTCGCTGCCTTTGTCTATCGCCGCTGGCGGCCGCAGGGGGCGCTTGGCCGGGCCCTGGCCTTCGCCGCACTGATCGCCCTGGCCGACTGGTTACGGGGTTGGCTGGGGACCGGTTTTCCGTGGCTGGCCTGGGGGTATTCCCAGGCTCCGCCAAGCCCCCTGGCCGGTTACGCGCCGGTGCTCGGCGTCTACGGGTTGGGATTTGTCCTGGCTCTCGCTTCGGCTGTGTTGTTCCAGGTGCGCCGGGGTGCGTTGGCGGCGGCAGGCTGCCTCGCCCTCGGGGCCGCCCTCGGGAGTGTGGCCTGGACACGGCCCGTGGGCGAAAGCGTCAGTGTGGCGCTGGTGCAGGGCAACGTTCCCCAGGAACTGAAATGGAGGCCGGAGCACTTTGCCGCCACCCTGGTGCGGTATCGGCAACTGGTGGCCGAAAATCCCGCCCGCCTCATCGTGCTGCCGGAAACCGCCGTTCCGGCCTTTCTCGACGCCGTCCCGCCGGAATTCCTGGACGATTTGGAGGCCCTGGCACTCGCGCGGGGCGGGGACATCCTCTTCGGTACGGTCACGGGCGACAGCGAGCGCTACTGGAACAGTGCGGTCAGCCTGGGGGCTTCGGCCTCCCAGGCCTACAGCAAATCCCATCTGGTGCCCTTTGGCGAGTTCATCCCACCGGGGTTTTCGTGGTTTTTGCGCTGGGCGGACATCCCCATGTCCGAATTCGCGCGCGGTCCGCAGGGGCAGCGCCCCCTCGCCTTGGCGGGGCTCAAGGTGGCGGTCGATATCTGCTACGAGGACGTGTTCGGCGAGGAAATCATCCGCAGCCTGCCCGAAGCCGGCGTCCTCGCCAATTTATCCAATACCGCGTGGTACGGGCGTTCCTTTGCCCAGCCCCAGCATCTCCAGATTGCCCGTCTGAGGGCCCTGGAAACCGGACGCCCCATTCTCCGGGCGACCAATACCGGCATGACGGCGGTGGTGATGCCGGACGGCCGCGTCGCGGCCAGCCTGCCGGCTTTTTCCCAGGGGGTGCTGCGCGCGGAGATTCGGGCCTACGAAGGCATGACTCCCTATGCCAGCTCAGGCAATCTGGCCTTCCTCGCCCTGGCCTGCGCCGCCCTTGTCGTGGCAAGAGTCTTCAGAAGATAGGGTGGGCGCCCTTCAGACGTTGCCCCGCAGCCGCAGGGCCGCCTGCTCCAGCCGCTGCTTCTCGGCCAGGACCTTGCCCGAATAGCGGCGATCCGGGTCGCTCAGGGCGCCGCCGAACTGCTGCAAGCCTTCCGTCACGCCACCGAAACGCTGGATCGAATCCTTGAGAACCCGGGCGCCGACCTGCACATTGGTCAGGGGGTCGAGAAAAGGGAGATTTCCTGCGTCTTCCGGCAACTTGTCTTTGTGGTAACGGGGCATCACCTGCATCAGGCCCTGCGCGCCGGCCGTGCTTTGGGAAAGCGGATTGAATCCGGATTCGACGCCGATCACCGCGATGATGAGCAAGGGATCCAGACGCAGGTCCCGTCCCGTGGCCTGCGCCGTGACGAAAATCGGCTCCAGCGCCTCGGTGGAGACGCGGTAGCGGCGGCTCACGTAATCCAGCGCGCTCCGCATGCGGGGCGTGAGCGCCTCGGCCGGGCGGTCGGCGTCGGAGGGTTCTTCAGTGGGGCGGCCAAAACTGCCGGCGATGGCTTGCGGAAGCAGGGCGCGCGCGCCATCGATGATGCCGGTCTGGCCCTGGTACAGGCTCACGAGGCCAATGATCAACACGGTTCCGGCGGCCATCAGGGCGGCCTGGAAGACGTTGAGCAGGGCCGAAGTGGCACGCAACAGATTGGGCGATAGAGCTGCCGTTGCGATCATGCGATTCTCCTTGACTGTTGCCACTGCGGGGATGATCTCCCGTCAGCGAACGGTTACAGGGGGTGTCACTTCGTTCGATACCGGCAAGGGGTGAATCCGGGGAGGGCCGGGCGGGGGCGGTGAGAACCTGCTGTGAAGGTGCCCCGCGGAACGATGTTGCACCGCAGCAGATTCGCAGTCTATTGATTTGGTGCCAATTTGTCAAACCCATGGCTTTCCACGCAGGGCCTTGGTTGTGCGCCGCGGTATGGCGGAAAGCCCCGCGTGGGGGGGGGTTGGCGATGGGAGGACTTCTTGTCCTTGGGACGGCGGTCGCCTGCCGGCGAGGGGGAAAAACAAGTAAAATTCAAGGCTTTCCGTCTCTTCAAGTGCGTCCATGAACTCCTCGCTTGCAACTTCTTCCGCGGCGGCGACCGCGGGACAGAATTCCCCGTCCTCCCCGATGTTTATCCCCACAACGGGCGGCGGTGAGTCTGCACCGAAACAAAAGCCGAGTTTTCAGGAAGTCATCCTGCGCCTGCAGGAGTACTGGAGCCAACAGGGCTGCGCCCTGTTGCAGCCCTACGACATGGAGGTCGGCGCCGGCACCAGCCATACCGCCACCTTCCTGCGTGCCCTCGGCCCCGAGCCCTGGAAGGCCGCCTACGTCCAGCCCTCCCGCCGTCCCAAGGATGGCCGCTATGGCGACAATCCCAACCGCATGCAGCACTATTACCAGTATCAGGTGGTCTTGAAGCCTGCCCCCGAGAACATCCTCGAACTCTACCTGGGCTCCCTGGAGGCCCTCGGCTTCGACCTCAAGAAGAACGACGTGCGCTTCGTCGAGGACGACTGGGAGAACCCGACCCTCGGCGCCTGGGGCCTGGGCTGGGAAGTGTGGATGAACGGCATGGAAGTGACGCAATTCACCTACTTCCAGCAGGTGGGCGGCATCGACTGCAAGCCCATCACCGGCGAAATCACCTACGGCCTGGAGCGTCTGGCCATGTATCTGCAGGGTGTCGAGAACGTCTTCGACCTGACCTGGACGGAGGGGCTCACCTACGGTGACGTCTATCACCAGAACGAGGTCGAGCAGTCCGCCTACAACTTCGAACACTCCGACGCTGACTTCCTGTTCACCGCCTTCGGTGCCCACGAGAAGCAGGCCCAGCACCTGATGGGCGCCCAACTGGCGCTGCCCGCCTACGAACAGGTCTTGAAAGCCGCCCATACCTTCAACCTGCTGGATGCCCGCGGCGCCATCTCGGTCACCGAGCGGGCTGCCTACATCGGCCGCATCCGCAATCTGGCCCGGGCCGTCGCCCAGAGCTACCTGGACAGCCGTGCCCGTTTGGGGTTCCCCATGGCGCCCAAGGCCTGGGCCGCCGAAGTGCTGGCCAAGCTCGAGGAACAGAACGCCAAGAAAGCCGCTTGAACATGAAGAACCTGCTCGTTGAACTGTTCGTCGAAGAACTGCCGCCCAAGGCCTTGAAGAAGCTGGGCGAAGCGTTCGCCCAGGCCCTCGGCCAGTCCCTCAAGACCCAAGGCCTGGCGGCGGATGCAGCCGTCACCGCCTACGCCTCACCCCGTCGTCTGGCCGCCCACGTGACCGGCGTGGTGGCGGCGGCCGCCGCCAGGCCGGTGGTGCAGAAACTGATGCCGGTAGCCGTCGGTCTCGACGCCGGTGGTAACGCCACCCCGGCGCTGCTCAAGAAACTCGCCGCCCTCGGTGCCGACGCGTCCGTCGTGCCCAGCCTGCGTCGCGAGTCGGACGGCAAGGCCGACGTGTTGTTCTACGACAGCCAGGCCAAGGGCGCGACCCTGGCCGAAGGCCTGCAGAAGGCGATCGAGGCGGCCCTCGCCGCCCTGCCCATCCCCAAGGTTATGAGCTACCAGCGGCAGGACGGGTGGAGCAGCGTGCATTTCGTGCGTCCGGCCCACCGGCTGGTGGCGCTGCACGGTGCCGACGTGGTGCCGGTTTCCGTCCTCGGCCTGGAATCTGGCCGCGAAACCCAAGGCCACCGCTTCGAGGCGGCCGTCGAGCCTGTGGCCCTCGCCGATGCCGACAGCTACGCCGCAACCCTCAAGCGTGACGGTGCCGTCATCGCCAGCTTCGCCGAGCGCCGGGCCGAGATCGCCCGCCAGTTGGCCGCCGCCGCCGAGAAGGCCGGTGGCAAGCCCATCGAGGACGAGGCCCTGCTGGATGAAGTGACCGCCCTGGTGGAGCGCCCCAACGTGCTCATCGGCCAGTTCGAGGAGGAATTCCTGGCCGTCCCGCAGGAGTGCCTGATCCTCACCATGAAGGCCAACCAGAAGTACTTCCCGCTGCTGGATGCCCGGGGCAAGCTGACCAACAAGTTTCTAGTGGTGAGCAACATCAGCCCGGCCGACCCCAGCGCCGTCATCGGCGGCAACGAGCGGGTGGTGCGCCCGCGGCTCGCCGACGCCAAGTTCTTCTTCGACCAGGACCGCAAGAAGACCCTGGAATCCCGCGTCCTCGGGCTGGCCAAGGTGGTCTATCACAACAAGCTCGGCACCCAGGGCGAGCGGGTGCAGCGGGTCTGCGCCATCGCCAAGGCGATTGGCGACAAACTCGGCGAGACCCTGGGCGGCGAAGCCCTGGCCCTGCAGGCCGATCAGGCTGCGCTGCTGGCCAAGGCCGACCTGCTGACCGACATGGTGGGCGAATTCCCGGAACTGCAGGGCACCATGGGCCGCTACTACGCGCTCCACGACGGCCTGGCGCCGGAAATCGCCGATGCCGTCGAGGATCACTACAAACCCCGTTTCGCCGGCGACAGCCTGCCCCGGGGCAACGTGGGCACCGTCGTCGCCCTGGCCGACAAGCTGGAAACCCTGGTCGGCATGTTCGGCATCGGCCAGATTCCCACCGGCGACAAGGATCCCTTTGCCCTGCGTCGGCATGCGCTGGGCGTGATCCGCATGCTGAGCGAAGGCGATCTCGACCTGCCGCTGGACAAACTGCTCGCCACCGCCACCGCGCCCTTCGCGACGGTGGAGGGCTTCAAGGCCAGCGACGCTGCCCTGGCCGACTTCATCTACGACCGCCTGGCCGGCAGCCTCAAGGACCAGGGCTACACCCCCCAGGAAGTGGACGCCGTCGTCTCCCAGCGACCGCAGCGCCTGGGCGACATCGCCAAGCGCCTCGCCGCCGTGCGCGCCTTCGCCGCGCTGCCGGAAGCCGCCGCCCTGGCCGCTGCCAACAAGCGCGTCGGCAACATCCTCAAAAAGGTGGAGGGGGGGGTCGCCGCCCGGGTGGATGCCGCGGCCCTCAAGGAAGCTGCGGAAATCGCCCTCAATGGCGCCTTGCAGACCATCAAGCCCCGGGCTGACGCCGCCTTCGCCGCCGGCGACTACACGGCATCGCTCCAGTCCCTGGCGGCCCTCAAGGCGCCTGTGGATACCTTCTTCGATCAGGTCATGGTCAATGCCGAAGATCCGGCCCTGCGGGCCAACCGTCAGGGGCTTCTGGCGACGCTGCACGAAGCCATGAACCGGGTGGCGGACCTGTCGAAACTCTCCGCCTGAAGCCGACCATGCCTACCAAACTCGTCATCCTCGACCGCGACGGCGTCATCAACGTCGATTCGCCCAATTACATCAAGAGTCCGGAAGAGTGGAAGCCTATTCCGGGGAGTCTGGAGGCCATCGCCCGGCTCAACCAGGCGGGGTACCGGGTCGTCGTGGCGACCAACCAGTCCGGTGTGGGGCGGGGTCTCTTCGATATGGACACCCTGAACGCCATCCACGAAAAGATGCACAAGGCGCTCTTCGCCGCCGGGGGGCGTGTCGACGCCATCTTCTACTGCCCCCATGGGTCGGATTCGGCCTGTGATTGCCGCAAGCCCAAGCCGGGCATGTTCCGTCGTATTTCGGACACCCTGAACGTCAACCTGAAAGGGGTTCCGGCAGTCGGGGATTCCCTGCGCGATTTGCAAGCCTGTTCCGTCCTCGGCTGCCAGCCCATCCTGGTGCTGACGGGGAAAGGCCAGAAGACCAGCAGCGAGAGCCAGCTACCCGAGGGAACCCTTGAGTTTGCCGATCTGGCGGCGGTGGTCGACTGGCTCCTGCGGGGGCGCTCCGCATGATCATCATGCGGAGCGCCCTGTTCATGGCCTGGGTCATCGTCCTGACCGTGGTCCTGGCACCCTTCATCATCCTTTTCGCCCTTCTCGGGGCACGGGACATCGCCTTTCGCATCGTCGCCCTTTGGCGGCGCGGCTTCTTGGGAGCGGTGGCGCTCATTCTCGGCATCGACTGTCGCGTCCTGGGCCGCGAGAACATGCCCGCCGAACCTTCCGTCATGCTGGCCAAGCACCAGTCGGCCTGGGAAACCGTCGCCTTGCAGGAACTGGTTCCCGCCGGGGCCAACTGTGTCTTCGTGCTCAAAAAGGAACTGTTGCGGCTGCCCTTCTTCGGCTGGTCCCTGGCGGCCATGCGTCATATTTCCATCGATCGCACGGCTGGCCGGCAGGCTCTGGACCAGGTCGTCGAGCAGGGGCGCGAGCGGCTGGCGGATGGCTGCTACGTCATCGTCTTTCCCGAGGGGACACGGGTAGCGCCGGGACAGAAGCGGCGCTACAAGGTCGGCGGTGCCTACCTCGCCAACCACGTTGGCTGCAAGGTCGTTCCGGTGGCCCACGACGCCGGCGAGCTGTGGCCCCGCCAGGCTTTCCTCAAGCGCCCGGGCACCATCACGGTCAGTATCGGTCCGGCCTTCGATGCCACGGGACTCTCGGAGCAGGAAATCAACCAACGGGCCGAGGCCTGGATCGAAGGCGAAATGCGCCGCATCTCGCCCCATCGGTACCCCGAGACCGGTGGCGCTGCCTGAACCTGTCGCCCGCAGCGTCCGGCTGGCCGACCGGGAAGTCACCTACCTGTTGCGCCGCAGCCACCGGCGCAGCGTGGGACTCCGCGTCGATCACCGCGGCCTGATCGTCGGCGCTCCGGTCAGCGCCACCCTGGCGGCCATAGACGACATCGTGCGGCGCCATGGCGCGTGGGTGGTCGAGCACCTCGACCGTTGGCGCGAACGATTACCGACTGCCGTGCTCCGCCTGTCCGAAGGGCTGCGCCTGCCGTGGCTGGGCGGCGAGCTGGCGCTCCAGTTCGGCGGAACGTCCCGCGTGCGCTGGTCCGCCGACGGTGCTGAACTGCGTCTGCCCCAGGCCCCCGACGCGGCAACGCTGGCCCTGGAAAAAGCCCTGCGGCAGCGCATCCGGGAAGTCTTCCTGCAAAGGATTGCCCACTGGGCGCCGCAGCTGGCGCTTGCCGCGCCGCCCATTGCCCTCAGCGCCGCCCGCACCCGCTGGGGGAGCTGCTCCAGCCGTGGCGTGGTGCGCCTCAACTGGCGCCTGGGGTTTCTTCCCCTGGACCTGGTGGATTACGTCGTCGTGCATGAGCTTGCCCACCTGAGGGAAATGAATCACAGTCCCCGCTTCTGGTCCCTGGTGGAAGGCCTTTGTCCCGACTGGCGCGAACGCCGACGCGAACTCCGCCTCCGTGGGGCCGGAGTACCCCTGTTCTGAGGAAACCCATGCGCATCCTGCACACCATGATCCGGGTCGGTGACCTGGACCGTTCCCTGGCTTTCTATACCGAAGTTCTCGGCATGCAACTCCTGCGGCGCCAGGATTACCCCGATGGCCGCTTCACCCTCGCCTTCGTCGGCTACGGGCCGGAAAGCGAGGGCGCGGTCCTCGAGCTGACGCACAACTGGGATACCGCGTCCTACGATATCGGCACCGGCTTCGGCCATGTCGCCCTGGCGGTTCCCGATGCGGCCGCGGCCTGCGCCGAAATCCGTGCCCGGGGCGGCAAGGTGGTGCGCGAAGCGGGGCCCATGAAGCATGGCAGCACGATCATTGCCTTCGTCGAGGATCCCGACGGCTACAAGATCGAACTGATCCAGCGCGCCTGACGCGTATCAAGGCTCGTTCCGCCTGGCAAAGCCATACTGCGGCCTTTTTGGGCTTGCCATGTCCTTTCCAGAATTCTTTTCCCGGGTGCCCGAGGTCACGCTCTTCGATCCGCTGGCGGCGCTGCTCGGGGCGTCCAGCGACGGCCATATCCGCTATCGCTACGAGGACGCGGTGCGTCTGGCGGGGCATTCTTGTCCCACGGTTGCCGGTACTTACGTCCTGGCCAGTCGCATGTTGCGCCGCCTCTACCCCGATGGCCCCGCGCAACGCGGGAGCCTGCGGGTCGAGTTTCGTCGTGGCGAAGCCGAAGGGACGGTGGGGGTGCAGGCGGCCGTGTTTGGACTCCTGACCGGGGCCGCCGGCCCGGGAGGCTTCAAGGGACTGGGCGGGATGCACGGGCGCTGTGGCCGACTCGGCTTCGCGGTGGCGGACGTGCCAGGCGACGTGCGTCTGAACCGGGACGACACGGGCGCGTGCTGCACGGCAAGCCTCGATCTCAGCCCGGTTCCGGGTGACCCCGCCCTGGCCAGGCTGCTGGGGGGCATTCTTGCGGGGGAGGCCGGTGCCGAGCTGAGGACTGAATTCGCGGCCCGTTGGCAGGCCCGGGTCGAGCGTCTGCTGCTCGAATACTTCGATCACCCGGACGTCGTGCGGTTTTCCGACTGAGGATTCAGGCTGCCTTGCGGTGGGAGAGATCGTCCCGCACGCGCAGGAATTCTTCCAGGGAGAGTTCGCGTACCGTGGTGTGGGCCAAGGCGTCCCGCAGGTCCACCTCGAAACCCTCGGCGGCCTTCAGCACGGCACCTGGCGGAACCGGGAGAGGGGGCTGCGAGAAGTCTTTCTTGAGGGCCAACATGGCGGGTTTCCCAAAGGGCGTGTCCTTGGAAAGGATGATCCCAGAAACCCGAAAATGAGCCCGTGAAGCAATTCACGAGACGCTGATGAAGCCTCGGAAACCCTTGTCCCAAGGGCGTCTCTGGCTACTCCTCCAAGTGCTTCAGGACTGCGGGCGTTCCCGCGCGGCGCCCGGCCGGGATTCGATGGGACGGTTGATTTCGTCCGCCGGCTTGAGGAAGAAGAGCATCGCCCAGGCGGTGAGGGCCGTGAGCCCCCAGAACATGAGGAAACCCGTCGAGTAGATGGCCAGGGGGCTCCAATAGACGGGCTTGCCCATCAGATAGAGCTCCTGCGGATTGATGAAGGCGAAGAACACGGCTTCGCCGATGATGGCGGTCGCGAAGGACGGCCAGAAGATATACACCCACTTCAGCATTGCGGCTCCTGTCGGGAGGGGAGGGCGGCGAAAGGACTCGCCCAAAAGCAAGGGGGCTTGTGGCCCCCTCTCGTACCGAAGGACTATTGTTGCGGCTTGTACAAAGGATTGCAAGCGGAGCCGGAACGCCTCAGTCTCGGCTCCAGTAGCCCCCGCGCAGGGCCCACTGGCCGCCACGCTGCTCCCAGCGTCGGGGAACCCAGTGATGGCCGGGACGGGGCGCTTCCCAATGTCCGGGAACCCAGGCGTGCCGCCGGTCTGTCCAGTTCCAGTAGCCGTCGATCCAGATCAGCCCGACGGCCGGCGGCGGGCCGGCCAGTTCGTGACGGGGGGGTGGCGGGCCGACGGGAACGTCTTCCACCTGGGCGGGCGGGGGCACGACGGCCACGGGCGGACCTTGGGGGTGCCGGTGGCCCGGGGAAAGGGCGCTACAGGCTGCAAGGGCGGTCGTGGCAAGGGCGATGACGAGGGGAGATTTCATGGGAGCCTTTCCGACGCCGGGGAGGCGTGCGACCGGCCGAATCTAGGCGGCCTGTCACGGCGGCGCTGTTACGTCCTGTTAGGACTTGTTAATTCGGGCGCCAGCCCTGCCCCGCACGCGGGCTGCCGGCCACGGGTTCTTCACCCGCTCAGCGTTCGCGAAACGCCCGGGCGAGGGAACTGGTGACTGGGTCGGCCAGGTATTGGAACGCCGTGCGGGGCGTGGTGCGGATATACACTTCCGCCGGCATGCCCGCCTGAACGATGTCGATGCGGGCCTCGGCGAGGGCGCGGGGATCCAGGGCCACCTGGCCGACGTAATAGGTGGCGCCATTGGGGTCGCTCAACACGTCGGCGGAGAGATACTTCAGTTGGCCGGCGACCAGGGGCGTCGTGCGGGCGTCGTAGGACAGGAGTCGCACTTCGGCCGCCATGCCGGTACGCAATTGCAGGATGGAATCGGGAGGCAGGCGCACCTCGACGATGAGTTCCTGATTCTCCGGCACGATTTCCATGATCGCGTCCCGGGGTCCGATGGCGGCGCCTATGGTGTTGGCCTTGAGGTTGACCACCACGCCGTCGGTGGGCGAGCGCACCATCTGGCGCCGGTCGGCATCCTGGGCGGGGCGCAATTGCTCCTCCTGGTCCGCGAGGCGGGAGAAGGAATCCTTCAGTTCGGCGAGGGCGGTCTGGCGCGCTGTGTTGCGGACATCCTGCTGCTTGAGGCGCAGATCGTTCTGCTTTTGCAGGGCGCGGGAAAGGTCCGCCCGGTGTTCGGCCAGGCGGGAGCGATACTCCGCCACACTGCGTTGCAGGCCGTACATGCGGGTGGGCGAGATGAAGCCTTTTTCCAGGAGACCCTGATGGGCCCGCAACTCGTCCTCCATGGCCTTGCTGGAGGCCTCGTCGGCGGCGACCTGCTGCCGGGTGGCTTCGATCTCGCGTCCGGTTTCGGCAATCTGCTGGCCGAGAACGTCGAGTTGCTCGTGCAGCGTTCTGCGCCGCTGTTCGAACAGCTCCCGCTCCTTGGCCAGGATGCTGCCGATGAAGGGGTCGTCGACCTTCCCTGTCAGGGCGGGGGGAAAGACGATGCGCTCGTGGAAATCCCGCTCCGCGGCGAGGCGCGCCTGCTTGGCGAGTTCTCCTGCAATGTTCTGGCGGATGATCCCGGTGCTGGCGGAAACGCGCAAATCCTCGATTTCAAGCAACTCCTGGTCCTTGTGCACCCTGTCGCCGTTCTTGACCAGGATGCGCTTCACCAGGCCGCCCTCCTGATGCTGGACCTGCTGCCGCGCGTTCTCGACCCGGATGCTGCCCGAGGCCACCACGGCGCCGTCCAGGGGAGCGAGGAGCCCCCAGGCCAGGAAGACGAGGCCGGCCAGGACGACCGTGGCGCCGGCCGCGAAAGCCCACAGCCGGAGCTCCTTTTCCGCCGGATCCAGGTCGGGTCGCCCGGCGAGGAAAGCCAGGAGCGCCTTCATGCGGCGGCTCCGCCGGAGAGTTTTTCCACCACCTCGCGGCTGGGTCCATAGAGGGCGACGGCGCCCTCGCGCAGCACCAGGAGCTTGTCGCTGGCGGCCACCAGGGAGCGGCGGTGGGTGACCACCACCAGGGTGACGCCCTCGGCCTTCAACTGGCCGAGAACGTGCTGCAGCAGGGTTTCCCCTTCGGCATCCAGGTTGGAATTGGGCTCGTCGAGCAGGAGAAGGCGCGGCTCCCCG contains:
- a CDS encoding M48 family metallopeptidase encodes the protein MPRDSRSRKSTNGPRPGSKAKCAASRPIGTPRPVALPEPVARSVRLADREVTYLLRRSHRRSVGLRVDHRGLIVGAPVSATLAAIDDIVRRHGAWVVEHLDRWRERLPTAVLRLSEGLRLPWLGGELALQFGGTSRVRWSADGAELRLPQAPDAATLALEKALRQRIREVFLQRIAHWAPQLALAAPPIALSAARTRWGSCSSRGVVRLNWRLGFLPLDLVDYVVVHELAHLREMNHSPRFWSLVEGLCPDWRERRRELRLRGAGVPLF
- the gmhB gene encoding D-glycero-beta-D-manno-heptose 1,7-bisphosphate 7-phosphatase — translated: MPTKLVILDRDGVINVDSPNYIKSPEEWKPIPGSLEAIARLNQAGYRVVVATNQSGVGRGLFDMDTLNAIHEKMHKALFAAGGRVDAIFYCPHGSDSACDCRKPKPGMFRRISDTLNVNLKGVPAVGDSLRDLQACSVLGCQPILVLTGKGQKTSSESQLPEGTLEFADLAAVVDWLLRGRSA
- a CDS encoding transglycosylase SLT domain-containing protein, whose product is MIATAALSPNLLRATSALLNVFQAALMAAGTVLIIGLVSLYQGQTGIIDGARALLPQAIAGSFGRPTEEPSDADRPAEALTPRMRSALDYVSRRYRVSTEALEPIFVTAQATGRDLRLDPLLIIAVIGVESGFNPLSQSTAGAQGLMQVMPRYHKDKLPEDAGNLPFLDPLTNVQVGARVLKDSIQRFGGVTEGLQQFGGALSDPDRRYSGKVLAEKQRLEQAALRLRGNV
- the lnt gene encoding apolipoprotein N-acyltransferase; this encodes MPERPALRATLAALTGAAGVLVFEPFGLFWLAPGVLLALFWLWDSAPGARQAARESFAFGMGFFLLGVSWIYVSLSVFGGMPVWMAAPATALFCAALALYYALAAFVYRRWRPQGALGRALAFAALIALADWLRGWLGTGFPWLAWGYSQAPPSPLAGYAPVLGVYGLGFVLALASAVLFQVRRGALAAAGCLALGAALGSVAWTRPVGESVSVALVQGNVPQELKWRPEHFAATLVRYRQLVAENPARLIVLPETAVPAFLDAVPPEFLDDLEALALARGGDILFGTVTGDSERYWNSAVSLGASASQAYSKSHLVPFGEFIPPGFSWFLRWADIPMSEFARGPQGQRPLALAGLKVAVDICYEDVFGEEIIRSLPEAGVLANLSNTAWYGRSFAQPQHLQIARLRALETGRPILRATNTGMTAVVMPDGRVAASLPAFSQGVLRAEIRAYEGMTPYASSGNLAFLALACAALVVARVFRR
- the gloA gene encoding lactoylglutathione lyase, which translates into the protein MRILHTMIRVGDLDRSLAFYTEVLGMQLLRRQDYPDGRFTLAFVGYGPESEGAVLELTHNWDTASYDIGTGFGHVALAVPDAAAACAEIRARGGKVVREAGPMKHGSTIIAFVEDPDGYKIELIQRA
- the glyQ gene encoding glycine--tRNA ligase subunit alpha, with translation MFIPTTGGGESAPKQKPSFQEVILRLQEYWSQQGCALLQPYDMEVGAGTSHTATFLRALGPEPWKAAYVQPSRRPKDGRYGDNPNRMQHYYQYQVVLKPAPENILELYLGSLEALGFDLKKNDVRFVEDDWENPTLGAWGLGWEVWMNGMEVTQFTYFQQVGGIDCKPITGEITYGLERLAMYLQGVENVFDLTWTEGLTYGDVYHQNEVEQSAYNFEHSDADFLFTAFGAHEKQAQHLMGAQLALPAYEQVLKAAHTFNLLDARGAISVTERAAYIGRIRNLARAVAQSYLDSRARLGFPMAPKAWAAEVLAKLEEQNAKKAA
- a CDS encoding CBS domain-containing protein, which codes for MEPPPSSHKPGFFERLSSLLLREPEDREQLMQLLHSAYEKNLMDADALTIIEGALATSETRVTDVMVPRAQMDVVDVDDPIDDIIAVVIDAAHSRFPVVDGDRDKVLGILLAKDLLRLHTEKDFDLRDWLRPAVFIPESKRLNVLLREFRVSRNHMAIVVNEYGGVAGLVTIEDVLEQIVGDIEDEYDFDEAHDNIRQDASGRYRVKARTEIADFNAAFGTAYSDEECDTVGGLVLRHLGRVPKRNEIMEIDGTRFQVLRADSRRLYTLLVDRPAAPAGADSAPA
- a CDS encoding YXWGXW repeat-containing protein, producing MKSPLVIALATTALAACSALSPGHRHPQGPPVAVVPPPAQVEDVPVGPPPPRHELAGPPPAVGLIWIDGYWNWTDRRHAWVPGHWEAPRPGHHWVPRRWEQRGGQWALRGGYWSRD
- a CDS encoding glycine--tRNA ligase subunit beta translates to MNMKNLLVELFVEELPPKALKKLGEAFAQALGQSLKTQGLAADAAVTAYASPRRLAAHVTGVVAAAAARPVVQKLMPVAVGLDAGGNATPALLKKLAALGADASVVPSLRRESDGKADVLFYDSQAKGATLAEGLQKAIEAALAALPIPKVMSYQRQDGWSSVHFVRPAHRLVALHGADVVPVSVLGLESGRETQGHRFEAAVEPVALADADSYAATLKRDGAVIASFAERRAEIARQLAAAAEKAGGKPIEDEALLDEVTALVERPNVLIGQFEEEFLAVPQECLILTMKANQKYFPLLDARGKLTNKFLVVSNISPADPSAVIGGNERVVRPRLADAKFFFDQDRKKTLESRVLGLAKVVYHNKLGTQGERVQRVCAIAKAIGDKLGETLGGEALALQADQAALLAKADLLTDMVGEFPELQGTMGRYYALHDGLAPEIADAVEDHYKPRFAGDSLPRGNVGTVVALADKLETLVGMFGIGQIPTGDKDPFALRRHALGVIRMLSEGDLDLPLDKLLATATAPFATVEGFKASDAALADFIYDRLAGSLKDQGYTPQEVDAVVSQRPQRLGDIAKRLAAVRAFAALPEAAALAAANKRVGNILKKVEGGVAARVDAAALKEAAEIALNGALQTIKPRADAAFAAGDYTASLQSLAALKAPVDTFFDQVMVNAEDPALRANRQGLLATLHEAMNRVADLSKLSA
- a CDS encoding 1-acyl-sn-glycerol-3-phosphate acyltransferase → MIIMRSALFMAWVIVLTVVLAPFIILFALLGARDIAFRIVALWRRGFLGAVALILGIDCRVLGRENMPAEPSVMLAKHQSAWETVALQELVPAGANCVFVLKKELLRLPFFGWSLAAMRHISIDRTAGRQALDQVVEQGRERLADGCYVIVFPEGTRVAPGQKRRYKVGGAYLANHVGCKVVPVAHDAGELWPRQAFLKRPGTITVSIGPAFDATGLSEQEINQRAEAWIEGEMRRISPHRYPETGGAA